From Plasmodium falciparum 3D7 genome assembly, chromosome: 9, one genomic window encodes:
- a CDS encoding exportin-7, putative has translation MSESELQQLQVLCEAMYCGNKEEQNQAHTILLPLVNNVMNVSKLKNILGSTNHVHTLIFTTSGLLQLITNEWNKIDQKEKDELKEFVISYLYNKGVDLLNLSTNILGNFVRLYVRIVKLSWLENTNYSLITKQVEYFLNSVTSHWIIGLYIYAALIEDMHPQCGVNSAKSRRCAISFRDYVLKDIFKVGIETLEEFVKGSIRIELRIEENRLLIKVLELIYNSLSFDFMGTMINDESSDENISLMIPQSWDIFNEKNIPKLFFDMYELCMSEEDDIRNCCGKYCLRSLILLGSLRKTFFTNEKQKVHYMNEFLGGINKIIEKKIGLNDEDCFHEMCRLIGKIDTSVRLQELSTYSNFLSWCHNIYLFTMDGMKNWKYLCNSKHYLLGIWSNMLNIIPPKVIKEINNRTDEKDLLKDVLSNKNIFAKKNSISDNFNSHDIDNKYLIICDYIYDITIIFINTRLELANYICEKGDNCEIENPLYNDVLRSEQLELISNLSKLQYNFIGAKLLSIFYELKSNHENNLISKTVFIEQTTWLVFIIASIISSSAISNMKNSSFNNFKINSELCFLVFSLMDQTNKSPEVFEYLEFAYLNCLELFKKVYISGKKNNQFLKEMRSVALKIIPDGGSNMYPNNNNNNNNNNNNNNNSNNIINNNNSSNSCGINNTLGFTTGSTNNPNTLLNNNMNNFATPSLITNENDDDNNDPLIDLIISKILFNLNNRVEYEQIIKRSLDLFHDLVSGMNIVCLEDKTPKLIVFARLLLKNEKILNLLHNRSTKFLEISKYYKYRTNYYLILTKLLFMEQNLVSSTFEKYIAPINNILECIKREININGKDIILKNNEIKLTFIGALRDLRGICMACNNVETYNMFFNFFINSHPLEDNQMNILTSLVDVIWNSYDICIPFLKFMCEFVYNKSQRITFPKSSPNGILLFKVVSNILIIISNNLLQKDKFIDIYKEKYKIISLLLNMFNNCLNGDFVNFAIFDLYNDDILNNSLNLALNMCLVIPTNDLLSYIKHLKPYFSFLDLVTKNFFQRILNLEFQLIADIIHNVKEGLCSFDYTVSMTCCSILDNIVTYIFTNRKNSTEQGQIIKNFLESQPQALKEVLNLMFHLILGGDFGSTWSMSQPLLGLILLDAQGYFKIQEQLISQQSEEKKQKLRHSFCKLMDHIESNLAPNNRENFTRNLYTFAQEIRNILI, from the exons ATGAGTGAATCAGAATTACAACAGCTTCAAGTTCTTTGTGAAGCTATGTATTG cgGAAACAAGGAAGAACAAAATCAAGCACATACCATATTACTTCCACTTGTAAACAATGTAATGAATGTTAGTAAATTGAAGAACATTTTAGGAAGTACTAATCATGTACATACTCTTATATTTACTACTTCAGGGTTACTTCAATTAATTACAAACGAATGGAATAAAATAGATCAGAAAGAAAAGGATGAGTTAAAAGAATTTGTGATAtcctatttatataataaaggtgtagacttattaaatttatcaaCAAATATCTTAGGAAATTTTGTACGTTTATATGTTCGTATAGTTAAATTATCTTGGCTAGAGAATACGAATTATTCCCTTATAACAAAACAAgtagaatattttttaaattctgtAACTAGCCATTGGATTAtaggattatatatatatgcagcTTTGATTGAAGATATGCATCCACAGTGTGGAGTAAATTCAGCAAAAAGCCGAAGGTGTGCCATATCTTTTCGAGATTATgtattaaaagatatatttaaagtaGGTATAGAGACATTAGAAGAATTTGTTAAAGGTAGTATTCGAATAGAATTAAGAATAGAAGAAAATAGATTATTAATTAAAGTATtagaattaatatataatagtttATCATTTGATTTTATGGGAACTATGATAAATGATGAAAGTTCAgatgaaaatatatcattaatgATACCACAATCATgggatatatttaatgaaaagaatatacctaaattattttttgatatgTATGAATTATGTATGTCTGAAGAAGATGATATACGAAATTGTTGTGGTAAATATTGTTTAAGATCCTTAATATTATTAGGTAGTTTAAGAAAAACGTTTTTtacaaatgaaaaacaaaaagtaCATTATATGAATGAATTTTTGGGgggtattaataaaattatagagAAAAAAATTGGTTTAAATGATGAAGACTGTTTTCATGAAATGTGTAGATTAATTGGTAAAATAGATACTAGTGTAAGATTACAAGAATTAAGTACCTATTCAAATTTTCTGTCATGGtgtcataatatatatttgtttactATGGATGGAATGAAGAATtggaaatatttatgtaatagtAAACATTATTTATTAGGTATATGGAGtaatatgttaaatattATACCACCTAAAGtaattaaagaaataaataatagaaCTGATGAAAaagatttattaaaagatgtattaagtaataaaaatatctttgcaaaaaaaaattctatatctgataattttaattcacatgatatagataataaatatcttataatttgtgattatatttatgatattaccattatttttataaataccaGATTAGAGCTAGCCAATTATATCTGTGAAAAAGGAGATAATTGTGAAATTGAAAATccattatataatgatgtaTTAAGAAGTGAACAATTAGAATTAATATCAAATTTATCCAAAttacaatataattttattggtgcaaaattattatcaattttttatgaattaaAAAGTAATCATGAAAATAATCTTATTAGTAAAACAGTTTTTATAGAACAAACCACATGGTTAGTATTTATAATTGCATCTATCATATCAAGTAGTGCAATAtctaatatgaaaaattcatcatttaataattttaaaattaattcaGAATTATGTTTCTTAGTATTTTCTTTAATGGATCAAACAAACAAATCTCCTGAAGTTTTTGAATATTTAGAATTTGCTTATTTAAATTGTTTAGAGTTATTTAAAAAGGTATATATTAgtgggaaaaaaaataatcaatttttaaaagaaatgcGATCAGTTGCTTTGAAAATTATACCAGATGGTGGATCGAATATGTATcctaataataacaacaacaacaacaacaacaataataataataataatagtaataatattattaataataataatagtagtaatagtTGTGGTATCAATAATACGTTAGGTTTTACAACGGGTAGTACAAATAATCCAAACACTTTACTTAACAATAACATGAACAATTTTGCTACACCTTCATTAAtaacaaatgaaaatgatgatgataacaaTGATCCACTTATTGATTTAATCATTAGCAAAATATtgtttaatttaaataatagaGTAGAATATGAACAAATCATAAAAAGAAGTTTAGATTTATTTCATGATTTGGTTTCAGGAATGAATATTGTTTGTTTAGAAGATAAGACACCTAAATTAATAGTATTTGCTAGATTATTGTTAAAGAATGAAAAGATATTAAATTTGTTACATAATAGAAGTACAAAATTTTTAGAgatatcaaaatattataaatatagaacgaactattatttaatattaacaaaattattatttatggaACAAAATTTAGTTTCGTCaacatttgaaaaatatatagcacctattaataatatattggaatgtataaaaagagaaataaatataaatggaaaagatattatattaaaaaataatgaaattaaaTTAACATTTATTGGAGCATTAAGAGATTTAAGAGGAATATGTATGGCTTGTAATAATGtagaaacatataatatgttttttaatttctttataaatAGTCATCCATTAGAAGATAatcaaatgaatatattaacatcCTTAGTTGATGTTATATGGAATAGTTATGATATATGTAttccatttttaaaatttatgtgtgaatttgtttataataaatCACAAAGAATAACATTTCCTAAATCATCACCAAatggaatattattatttaaagtaGTAtcgaatatattaattattatatctaataatttattacaaaaagataaatttattgatatatataaagaaaaatataaaattatctcccttttattaaatatgtttaataattGTTTAAACGGAGATTTTGTTAATTTTGCAATTTTCGATTtgtataatgatgatatattaaacaacTCTCTAAATTTAGCATTAAATATGTGTTTAGTTATACCAACAAATGATTTATTATCTTACATCAAACATTTAAAAccttacttttcattcctAGATTTAGTTACAAAAAATTTCTTTCAAAGAATATTGAATTTGGAATTTCAATTAATAGCTGATATAATCCATAATGTAAAAGAAGGATTATGTTCCTTCGATTATACCGTATCAATGACATGTTGTTCAATATTAGATAACATAGTAACCTATATATTTACTAACAGGAAGAATTCTACTGAACAAGGAcaa ataattaaaaatttcttGGAAAGCCAACCGCAAGCATTAAAAGAAGTATTAAATTTGATGTTCCATTTAATCTTAGGAG GAGACTTTGGAAGTACATGGAGTATGTCCCAGCCATTATTGGGTCTAATTTTATTGGATGCCCAaggatattttaaaatacagGAACAATTAATATCTCAACAGAGCGAagagaaaaaacaaaa aTTGAGACATAGCTTTTGTAAATTAATGGATCATATAGAATCAAACTTGGCTCCAAACAATAGG GAAAACTTTACGAGAAATCTATACACGTTTGCCCAAGAAATTAgaaacattttaatataa